From Magnolia sinica isolate HGM2019 chromosome 13, MsV1, whole genome shotgun sequence, one genomic window encodes:
- the LOC131222708 gene encoding protein NUCLEAR FUSION DEFECTIVE 4-like isoform X2, translating into MRSSPQSVLSQWRRRGIWIISSKWLATVASIWIQCTSGSSYCFGIYSSLLKSSQGYDQSTLDTVAFFKDVGANVGLISGLLYSAASSSSSWTRGGPWVVHLAGAILSFSGYFPMWLSVTGAIPRPPVPAMCVFMLLAAQGLTFFNTANVVTAVENFPDHRGTAVGIMKGFLGLSGAILIQVYQTIFKDNPSSFLLMLALLPTLTPLLLMCFVKVRSTNERHDKKYLNGFSVIALVVAFYLTIIIILENVLALGSSMHILILTILLVTLIFPLSIAIRAQLRNSRMLPQASNLEANRLMDDPDPLDVTEQRTYGRVEAEKLRYDHAVYHETPSNAGQESSVHDRRIMLRGENYNLLQSMRTIDFWLLFLATACGMGSGLATVNNISQIGTSLGYTSIETSTLVSLWSIWNFLGRFGAGYVSDYFLHLRGYARPLFMAITLATMSVGHVVIASGLPGALYAGSILVGVCYGSQWSLMPTITSEIFGVMHMGTIFNTITIASPFGSYLLSVKLVGGIYDMEASSSSSSDEKTCTDLGQEVYDSTFRTKRTL; encoded by the exons ATGAGGAGCTCACCGCAATCGGTGCTCTCGCAGTGGCGGAGGAGAGGCATCTGGATCATCAGCAGCAAATGGCTAGCCACCGTCGCGAGCATTTGGATTCAGTGCACTAGCGGGTCATCGTACTGCTTCGGCATCTACTCTTCCCTCCTTAAATCCAGCCAGGGCTACGACCAATCCACCCTCGACACTGTCGCTTTCTTCAAAGACGTCGGCGCCAACGTCGGCCTCATCTCCGGTCTCCTCTACTCAGctgcctcctcctcctcctcctggaCACGTGGCGGGCCCTGGGTCGTCCATCTGGCGGGGGCCATCCTATCCTTCTCTGGCTACTTCCCCATGTGGCTTTCTGTCACCGGCGCCATCCCCCGACCGCCCGTCCCCGCCATGTGCGTGTTTATGCTCCTCGCAGCCCAAGGGCTGACCTTTTTCAACACAGCCAATGTCGTCACCGCCGTTGAGAATTTCCCTGACCACAGGGGCACAGCCGTTGGGATCATGAAG GGCTTTCTCGGTCTAAGTGGAGCGATACTAATTCAAGTATATCAGACGATATTCAAGGATAACCCTAGTTCGTTTCTTCTGATGCTTGCGCTGCTGCCAACTCTCACCCCCCTCTTGCTAATGTGTTTTGTAAAAGTTCGCTCTACAAATGAAAGGCATGACAAGAAATACCTGAATGGTTTCTCAGTCATTGCGCTGGTTGTTGCTTTTTACCTCACTATCATTATAATTTTGGAGAATGTCCTAGCATTGGGATCATCAATGCATATCCTTATATTGACAATACTTCTCGTTACACTCATCTTTCCTCTAAGCATTGCAATTAGAGCCCAATTGAGGAACTCCCGGATGCTACCACAAGCTTCAAATCTCGAAGCAAACCGTTTGATGGATGATCCTGACCCACTGGATGTCACAGAGCAGAGGACATATGGGAGAGTAGAAGCTGAGAAGCTGAGATACGATCATGCTGTGTATCACGAGACACCAAGCAATGCTGGTCAAGAGTCATCCGTGCATGACAGGAGGATTATGTTGAGGGGAGAAAACTACAATCTTTTGCAGAGCATGCGCACCATTGACTTCTGGTTACTGTTTTTAGCCACGGCATGTGGTATGGGGTCAGGGCTGGCCACAGTAAATAATATCAGTCAGATTGGCACATCTCTTGGTTACACAAGCATTGAGACCAGTACATTGGTCTCTTTGTGGAGTATATGGAATTTTCTGGGCCGCTTCGGTGCTGGTTACGTGTCTGACTACTTCCTCCACCTGAGAGGCTATGCAAGGCCGTTGTTCATGGCCATTACGCTGGCGACCATGAGCGTTGGCCATGTAGTGATCGCTTCTGGCCTGCCGGGTGCTCTATATGCGGGTTCTATCTTAGTGGGTGTATGTTATGGCTCTCAATGGTCATTAATGCCCACCATCACTTCAGAGATATTCGGTGTAATGCATATGGGTACGATATTCAACACAATTACCATCGCGAGCCCGTTTGGGTCTTATCTCCTCTCCGTGAAGTTGGTGGGGGGTATATACGACATggaagcatcatcatcatcatcatctgatgAGAAGACGTGCACTG ACTTGGGGCAAGAAGTGTATGATTCAACTTTTCGCACAAAACGGACGCTGTGA
- the LOC131222708 gene encoding protein NUCLEAR FUSION DEFECTIVE 4-like isoform X4, with product MRSSPQSVLSQWRRRGIWIISSKWLATVASIWIQCTSGSSYCFGIYSSLLKSSQGYDQSTLDTVAFFKDVGANVGLISGLLYSAASSSSSWTRGGPWVVHLAGAILSFSGYFPMWLSVTGAIPRPPVPAMCVFMLLAAQGLTFFNTANVVTAVENFPDHRGTAVGIMKGFLGLSGAILIQVYQTIFKDNPSSFLLMLALLPTLTPLLLMCFVKVRSTNERHDKKYLNGFSVIALVVAFYLTIIIILENVLALGSSMHILILTILLVTLIFPLSIAIRAQLRNSRMLPQASNLEANRLMDDPDPLDVTEQRTYGRVEAEKLRYDHAVYHETPSNAGQESSVHDRRIMLRGENYNLLQSMRTIDFWLLFLATACGMGSGLATVNNISQIGTSLGYTSIETSTLVSLWSIWNFLGRFGAGYVSDYFLHLRGYARPLFMAITLATMSVGHVVIASGLPGALYAGSILVGVCYGSQWSLMPTITSEIFGVMHMGTIFNTITIASPFGSYLLSVKLVGGIYDMEASSSSSSDEKTCTGGALNLA from the exons ATGAGGAGCTCACCGCAATCGGTGCTCTCGCAGTGGCGGAGGAGAGGCATCTGGATCATCAGCAGCAAATGGCTAGCCACCGTCGCGAGCATTTGGATTCAGTGCACTAGCGGGTCATCGTACTGCTTCGGCATCTACTCTTCCCTCCTTAAATCCAGCCAGGGCTACGACCAATCCACCCTCGACACTGTCGCTTTCTTCAAAGACGTCGGCGCCAACGTCGGCCTCATCTCCGGTCTCCTCTACTCAGctgcctcctcctcctcctcctggaCACGTGGCGGGCCCTGGGTCGTCCATCTGGCGGGGGCCATCCTATCCTTCTCTGGCTACTTCCCCATGTGGCTTTCTGTCACCGGCGCCATCCCCCGACCGCCCGTCCCCGCCATGTGCGTGTTTATGCTCCTCGCAGCCCAAGGGCTGACCTTTTTCAACACAGCCAATGTCGTCACCGCCGTTGAGAATTTCCCTGACCACAGGGGCACAGCCGTTGGGATCATGAAG GGCTTTCTCGGTCTAAGTGGAGCGATACTAATTCAAGTATATCAGACGATATTCAAGGATAACCCTAGTTCGTTTCTTCTGATGCTTGCGCTGCTGCCAACTCTCACCCCCCTCTTGCTAATGTGTTTTGTAAAAGTTCGCTCTACAAATGAAAGGCATGACAAGAAATACCTGAATGGTTTCTCAGTCATTGCGCTGGTTGTTGCTTTTTACCTCACTATCATTATAATTTTGGAGAATGTCCTAGCATTGGGATCATCAATGCATATCCTTATATTGACAATACTTCTCGTTACACTCATCTTTCCTCTAAGCATTGCAATTAGAGCCCAATTGAGGAACTCCCGGATGCTACCACAAGCTTCAAATCTCGAAGCAAACCGTTTGATGGATGATCCTGACCCACTGGATGTCACAGAGCAGAGGACATATGGGAGAGTAGAAGCTGAGAAGCTGAGATACGATCATGCTGTGTATCACGAGACACCAAGCAATGCTGGTCAAGAGTCATCCGTGCATGACAGGAGGATTATGTTGAGGGGAGAAAACTACAATCTTTTGCAGAGCATGCGCACCATTGACTTCTGGTTACTGTTTTTAGCCACGGCATGTGGTATGGGGTCAGGGCTGGCCACAGTAAATAATATCAGTCAGATTGGCACATCTCTTGGTTACACAAGCATTGAGACCAGTACATTGGTCTCTTTGTGGAGTATATGGAATTTTCTGGGCCGCTTCGGTGCTGGTTACGTGTCTGACTACTTCCTCCACCTGAGAGGCTATGCAAGGCCGTTGTTCATGGCCATTACGCTGGCGACCATGAGCGTTGGCCATGTAGTGATCGCTTCTGGCCTGCCGGGTGCTCTATATGCGGGTTCTATCTTAGTGGGTGTATGTTATGGCTCTCAATGGTCATTAATGCCCACCATCACTTCAGAGATATTCGGTGTAATGCATATGGGTACGATATTCAACACAATTACCATCGCGAGCCCGTTTGGGTCTTATCTCCTCTCCGTGAAGTTGGTGGGGGGTATATACGACATggaagcatcatcatcatcatcatctgatgAGAAGACGTGCACTG GAGGAGCCTTGAACTTGGCGTGA
- the LOC131222708 gene encoding protein NUCLEAR FUSION DEFECTIVE 4-like isoform X1: MRSSPQSVLSQWRRRGIWIISSKWLATVASIWIQCTSGSSYCFGIYSSLLKSSQGYDQSTLDTVAFFKDVGANVGLISGLLYSAASSSSSWTRGGPWVVHLAGAILSFSGYFPMWLSVTGAIPRPPVPAMCVFMLLAAQGLTFFNTANVVTAVENFPDHRGTAVGIMKGFLGLSGAILIQVYQTIFKDNPSSFLLMLALLPTLTPLLLMCFVKVRSTNERHDKKYLNGFSVIALVVAFYLTIIIILENVLALGSSMHILILTILLVTLIFPLSIAIRAQLRNSRMLPQASNLEANRLMDDPDPLDVTEQRTYGRVEAEKLRYDHAVYHETPSNAGQESSVHDRRIMLRGENYNLLQSMRTIDFWLLFLATACGMGSGLATVNNISQIGTSLGYTSIETSTLVSLWSIWNFLGRFGAGYVSDYFLHLRGYARPLFMAITLATMSVGHVVIASGLPGALYAGSILVGVCYGSQWSLMPTITSEIFGVMHMGTIFNTITIASPFGSYLLSVKLVGGIYDMEASSSSSSDEKTCTGKHCFMLSFLIMACVTLCGFLVASYLFFRTRRFYKQVIFERLQQSAAQ; the protein is encoded by the exons ATGAGGAGCTCACCGCAATCGGTGCTCTCGCAGTGGCGGAGGAGAGGCATCTGGATCATCAGCAGCAAATGGCTAGCCACCGTCGCGAGCATTTGGATTCAGTGCACTAGCGGGTCATCGTACTGCTTCGGCATCTACTCTTCCCTCCTTAAATCCAGCCAGGGCTACGACCAATCCACCCTCGACACTGTCGCTTTCTTCAAAGACGTCGGCGCCAACGTCGGCCTCATCTCCGGTCTCCTCTACTCAGctgcctcctcctcctcctcctggaCACGTGGCGGGCCCTGGGTCGTCCATCTGGCGGGGGCCATCCTATCCTTCTCTGGCTACTTCCCCATGTGGCTTTCTGTCACCGGCGCCATCCCCCGACCGCCCGTCCCCGCCATGTGCGTGTTTATGCTCCTCGCAGCCCAAGGGCTGACCTTTTTCAACACAGCCAATGTCGTCACCGCCGTTGAGAATTTCCCTGACCACAGGGGCACAGCCGTTGGGATCATGAAG GGCTTTCTCGGTCTAAGTGGAGCGATACTAATTCAAGTATATCAGACGATATTCAAGGATAACCCTAGTTCGTTTCTTCTGATGCTTGCGCTGCTGCCAACTCTCACCCCCCTCTTGCTAATGTGTTTTGTAAAAGTTCGCTCTACAAATGAAAGGCATGACAAGAAATACCTGAATGGTTTCTCAGTCATTGCGCTGGTTGTTGCTTTTTACCTCACTATCATTATAATTTTGGAGAATGTCCTAGCATTGGGATCATCAATGCATATCCTTATATTGACAATACTTCTCGTTACACTCATCTTTCCTCTAAGCATTGCAATTAGAGCCCAATTGAGGAACTCCCGGATGCTACCACAAGCTTCAAATCTCGAAGCAAACCGTTTGATGGATGATCCTGACCCACTGGATGTCACAGAGCAGAGGACATATGGGAGAGTAGAAGCTGAGAAGCTGAGATACGATCATGCTGTGTATCACGAGACACCAAGCAATGCTGGTCAAGAGTCATCCGTGCATGACAGGAGGATTATGTTGAGGGGAGAAAACTACAATCTTTTGCAGAGCATGCGCACCATTGACTTCTGGTTACTGTTTTTAGCCACGGCATGTGGTATGGGGTCAGGGCTGGCCACAGTAAATAATATCAGTCAGATTGGCACATCTCTTGGTTACACAAGCATTGAGACCAGTACATTGGTCTCTTTGTGGAGTATATGGAATTTTCTGGGCCGCTTCGGTGCTGGTTACGTGTCTGACTACTTCCTCCACCTGAGAGGCTATGCAAGGCCGTTGTTCATGGCCATTACGCTGGCGACCATGAGCGTTGGCCATGTAGTGATCGCTTCTGGCCTGCCGGGTGCTCTATATGCGGGTTCTATCTTAGTGGGTGTATGTTATGGCTCTCAATGGTCATTAATGCCCACCATCACTTCAGAGATATTCGGTGTAATGCATATGGGTACGATATTCAACACAATTACCATCGCGAGCCCGTTTGGGTCTTATCTCCTCTCCGTGAAGTTGGTGGGGGGTATATACGACATggaagcatcatcatcatcatcatctgatgAGAAGACGTGCACTGGTAAGCACTGCTTCATGTTATCTTTTCTGATAATGGCATGTGTTACTCTTTGTGGGTTTCTCGTTGCCTCATATTTGTTCTTTCGGACTAGAAGGTTTTATAAGCAGGTTATATTTGAGAGACTACAACAATCTGCAGCGCAGTAA
- the LOC131222708 gene encoding protein NUCLEAR FUSION DEFECTIVE 4-like isoform X3, with product MRSSPQSVLSQWRRRGIWIISSKWLATVASIWIQCTSGSSYCFGIYSSLLKSSQGYDQSTLDTVAFFKDVGANVGLISGLLYSAASSSSSWTRGGPWVVHLAGAILSFSGYFPMWLSVTGAIPRPPVPAMCVFMLLAAQGLTFFNTANVVTAVENFPDHRGTAVGIMKGFLGLSGAILIQVYQTIFKDNPSSFLLMLALLPTLTPLLLMCFVKVRSTNERHDKKYLNGFSVIALVVAFYLTIIIILENVLALGSSMHILILTILLVTLIFPLSIAIRAQLRNSRMLPQASNLEANRLMDDPDPLDVTEQRTYGRVEAEKLRYDHAVYHETPSNAGQESSVHDRRIMLRGENYNLLQSMRTIDFWLLFLATACGMGSGLATVNNISQIGTSLGYTSIETSTLVSLWSIWNFLGRFGAGYVSDYFLHLRGYARPLFMAITLATMSVGHVVIASGLPGALYAGSILVGVCYGSQWSLMPTITSEIFGVMHMGTIFNTITIASPFGSYLLSVKLVGGIYDMEASSSSSSDEKTCTARKSRHCRPTWVV from the exons ATGAGGAGCTCACCGCAATCGGTGCTCTCGCAGTGGCGGAGGAGAGGCATCTGGATCATCAGCAGCAAATGGCTAGCCACCGTCGCGAGCATTTGGATTCAGTGCACTAGCGGGTCATCGTACTGCTTCGGCATCTACTCTTCCCTCCTTAAATCCAGCCAGGGCTACGACCAATCCACCCTCGACACTGTCGCTTTCTTCAAAGACGTCGGCGCCAACGTCGGCCTCATCTCCGGTCTCCTCTACTCAGctgcctcctcctcctcctcctggaCACGTGGCGGGCCCTGGGTCGTCCATCTGGCGGGGGCCATCCTATCCTTCTCTGGCTACTTCCCCATGTGGCTTTCTGTCACCGGCGCCATCCCCCGACCGCCCGTCCCCGCCATGTGCGTGTTTATGCTCCTCGCAGCCCAAGGGCTGACCTTTTTCAACACAGCCAATGTCGTCACCGCCGTTGAGAATTTCCCTGACCACAGGGGCACAGCCGTTGGGATCATGAAG GGCTTTCTCGGTCTAAGTGGAGCGATACTAATTCAAGTATATCAGACGATATTCAAGGATAACCCTAGTTCGTTTCTTCTGATGCTTGCGCTGCTGCCAACTCTCACCCCCCTCTTGCTAATGTGTTTTGTAAAAGTTCGCTCTACAAATGAAAGGCATGACAAGAAATACCTGAATGGTTTCTCAGTCATTGCGCTGGTTGTTGCTTTTTACCTCACTATCATTATAATTTTGGAGAATGTCCTAGCATTGGGATCATCAATGCATATCCTTATATTGACAATACTTCTCGTTACACTCATCTTTCCTCTAAGCATTGCAATTAGAGCCCAATTGAGGAACTCCCGGATGCTACCACAAGCTTCAAATCTCGAAGCAAACCGTTTGATGGATGATCCTGACCCACTGGATGTCACAGAGCAGAGGACATATGGGAGAGTAGAAGCTGAGAAGCTGAGATACGATCATGCTGTGTATCACGAGACACCAAGCAATGCTGGTCAAGAGTCATCCGTGCATGACAGGAGGATTATGTTGAGGGGAGAAAACTACAATCTTTTGCAGAGCATGCGCACCATTGACTTCTGGTTACTGTTTTTAGCCACGGCATGTGGTATGGGGTCAGGGCTGGCCACAGTAAATAATATCAGTCAGATTGGCACATCTCTTGGTTACACAAGCATTGAGACCAGTACATTGGTCTCTTTGTGGAGTATATGGAATTTTCTGGGCCGCTTCGGTGCTGGTTACGTGTCTGACTACTTCCTCCACCTGAGAGGCTATGCAAGGCCGTTGTTCATGGCCATTACGCTGGCGACCATGAGCGTTGGCCATGTAGTGATCGCTTCTGGCCTGCCGGGTGCTCTATATGCGGGTTCTATCTTAGTGGGTGTATGTTATGGCTCTCAATGGTCATTAATGCCCACCATCACTTCAGAGATATTCGGTGTAATGCATATGGGTACGATATTCAACACAATTACCATCGCGAGCCCGTTTGGGTCTTATCTCCTCTCCGTGAAGTTGGTGGGGGGTATATACGACATggaagcatcatcatcatcatcatctgatgAGAAGACGTGCACTG CACGCAAGTCTAGACACTGCCGGCCAACGTGGGTCGTTTGA